Proteins from a genomic interval of Flammeovirgaceae bacterium SG7u.111:
- the rfbC gene encoding dTDP-4-dehydrorhamnose 3,5-epimerase, protein MKLIETKLSGAVILEPRVFGDSRGYFFESFNLDLFENLTGQRPVFVQDNQSYSSYGVLRGLHYQKGEYAQAKLVRVLKGTVIDVAVDIRKGSPTYGQHVAVELSEENKRQLFVPRGFAHGFVVLSETAEFFYKCDNFYAPGHEGGIIYNDPNLNIDWGVPADKLLVSDKDKKLPLLENATNDFTLTPQA, encoded by the coding sequence ATGAAATTAATCGAAACAAAACTATCTGGGGCAGTCATTCTTGAGCCTAGGGTTTTTGGGGACTCTCGGGGTTACTTTTTTGAGAGTTTTAACCTAGACCTATTTGAAAATCTTACAGGGCAAAGACCCGTGTTTGTTCAAGACAATCAATCTTATTCGAGTTATGGTGTGCTAAGAGGCCTTCATTATCAAAAAGGTGAGTATGCCCAGGCAAAACTTGTTAGAGTGCTTAAAGGCACTGTGATAGACGTAGCTGTTGATATTCGAAAAGGGTCACCTACCTACGGGCAGCATGTAGCTGTAGAGCTAAGCGAAGAAAATAAAAGACAACTTTTTGTACCAAGAGGCTTTGCTCATGGTTTTGTCGTGCTTAGTGAGACGGCTGAGTTTTTCTACAAGTGTGATAATTTTTATGCACCAGGGCATGAAGGTGGCATTATTTATAATGACCCTAACCTGAACATTGACTGGGGAGTGCCAGCTGATAAGCTTTTGGTGTCTGATAAAGACAAAAAACTTCCCCTTTTGGAGAATGCTACAAATGATTTCACACTAACCCCTCAAGCTTAA
- a CDS encoding polysaccharide biosynthesis tyrosine autokinase, which translates to MNNLTNIAENENKAFDEEKVDIKGLLMKFVRKWHYFAVSIPLFLAFAFVFVRFATPMYKVKTTLFISEKDKSNQIDPKDFINSASFSASNDNIDNEIGILKSNFLITRTLGHLDFGVSYFEKRMIGQQEIYKYSPFLVKIDSFSSQIAEKPFEVRFLGKDTVEVKIEAENFRLYNPIENKLDHKTIARFEYADTLIIGEASEHPYLNFRIEANPLYEPNYGDLSEEAVYTFVIRNLDLFSQEYVKRLKVSPINKDATILELSLDGAIPNKEVEFLNMLTDQYIENEIEQKNNTAEKSINFIDRQLAQVSSSLEGAEDNMVNVKGQGGLMNASFEAEQTSKEISDLENKMREIDSKYKYYKYLEKYLNENSGANDVLVPPTSMDVKNTVLNELVIQLQSSLNDLARLDGVAGESNMELRRVKGEVGQLKKSLKENVKSSINASQLQLTEVRNQIAGKQGRLSQLPSTERTLGQIQRDFNLNEELFNYLMQKRAEAGIAKASNAPDNKVLDDARQVGDKPISPQKPIIFGAAFLLALLLPIGVVLIQDFLHDKIDEQEQIERLTNIPIVGVVGKKRSKDKDLKDDRTSNIAEAFRAMRVNLQFIAPGKEKRVMAFTSTISAEGKTFCSANLATMLALSDKKVALVGADLRKPRLFEHFELGDEKGVTEFLIGDATLNEVLRPQPQVSENLSVINSGVEPPMNPAELLSSTNFTELIAQLKAEFDYVIIDTPPVGLVSDYFIIKELVDVTLYVVRHGYSRIKFLQDLDKAFKAKKFDDISLVLNGVSTSSTGGYYGYGYGYGYNYNNYYKKGSKRRNVRRKKHNVVGKKSSLSSLFSSSKSSAKKPRAKKKRSRSGVAE; encoded by the coding sequence ATGAACAATTTGACTAATATAGCCGAAAACGAGAATAAGGCTTTTGATGAGGAAAAGGTGGACATCAAAGGTCTTCTAATGAAGTTTGTTCGCAAGTGGCATTATTTTGCGGTTAGTATTCCGCTTTTTTTAGCCTTCGCTTTTGTTTTTGTAAGGTTTGCCACACCTATGTATAAGGTAAAGACAACCTTGTTTATAAGTGAAAAGGATAAGTCCAATCAAATTGACCCAAAAGACTTTATCAATAGTGCATCATTTTCAGCATCAAACGATAACATAGATAATGAGATAGGGATCTTGAAGTCAAACTTTCTTATCACTCGAACCTTAGGTCATTTAGATTTTGGGGTTTCGTATTTCGAAAAGCGAATGATAGGTCAGCAAGAAATTTACAAGTACTCTCCGTTCTTGGTGAAAATAGACTCTTTCAGTAGCCAAATAGCTGAGAAGCCTTTTGAAGTAAGGTTCTTAGGGAAAGATACTGTAGAGGTGAAAATTGAAGCTGAGAATTTTAGGCTTTATAATCCAATCGAAAATAAATTAGACCATAAAACGATAGCTCGTTTTGAATATGCCGATACGCTTATTATTGGAGAGGCGAGTGAGCATCCTTACCTTAATTTTAGGATAGAGGCTAATCCATTGTATGAGCCAAATTATGGAGATCTTTCTGAAGAAGCAGTTTATACTTTTGTTATTAGAAACCTAGATTTGTTTTCACAAGAATATGTGAAAAGACTAAAAGTATCCCCTATTAATAAAGATGCTACTATTTTGGAATTGTCGCTTGATGGAGCTATTCCTAATAAAGAAGTGGAGTTCTTGAACATGCTGACCGATCAGTATATTGAAAATGAAATAGAGCAGAAAAATAATACAGCAGAGAAATCGATCAACTTTATCGATAGGCAATTAGCACAGGTTTCAAGTTCACTTGAAGGGGCTGAAGATAATATGGTAAATGTGAAGGGGCAAGGAGGGTTGATGAATGCGAGCTTTGAAGCAGAGCAGACATCTAAGGAGATCAGCGACTTGGAAAACAAAATGCGTGAGATTGATTCTAAATACAAATACTATAAGTACTTAGAAAAGTATTTGAATGAAAATTCGGGTGCTAATGATGTGTTGGTACCTCCAACATCTATGGATGTGAAAAACACTGTTCTTAATGAGCTTGTAATTCAGCTTCAATCATCGTTGAATGACTTGGCAAGGTTAGATGGCGTAGCGGGTGAGAGTAATATGGAGCTGAGAAGAGTGAAGGGGGAAGTAGGGCAGCTCAAAAAGTCATTGAAGGAAAATGTGAAAAGCAGTATTAATGCTTCTCAGTTACAGTTGACTGAAGTGAGGAACCAAATAGCGGGTAAACAAGGTAGATTGAGCCAGCTTCCTTCTACGGAAAGAACATTAGGGCAGATACAGCGTGACTTTAACCTGAACGAAGAACTTTTCAACTACCTTATGCAAAAAAGAGCTGAAGCTGGCATTGCCAAAGCTTCTAATGCTCCTGATAACAAAGTTTTGGATGATGCGAGGCAAGTTGGCGACAAGCCAATTTCTCCTCAAAAACCAATTATCTTTGGTGCAGCATTTTTGTTAGCGTTGTTGCTTCCAATAGGTGTAGTATTGATTCAGGATTTCTTGCACGATAAAATAGATGAGCAAGAGCAAATAGAAAGGTTGACCAATATTCCGATAGTAGGTGTAGTTGGTAAGAAACGCAGCAAAGACAAAGACCTTAAGGATGATAGGACGTCTAACATTGCCGAGGCATTTAGGGCAATGCGTGTGAATTTGCAATTTATTGCCCCAGGCAAAGAGAAGCGGGTAATGGCTTTTACCTCGACTATCAGTGCTGAGGGTAAGACTTTCTGTTCGGCCAACTTGGCTACTATGCTGGCTTTGTCAGATAAAAAAGTTGCTTTAGTCGGTGCAGATTTACGTAAGCCAAGGTTATTTGAGCACTTTGAGCTCGGTGATGAAAAAGGTGTGACTGAGTTTTTGATTGGTGATGCAACGTTGAACGAAGTTCTTAGACCACAACCTCAAGTTTCGGAAAACCTAAGTGTGATAAATAGTGGTGTAGAACCACCTATGAACCCTGCTGAGTTATTAAGCTCAACTAACTTTACTGAGCTTATCGCTCAATTAAAGGCTGAGTTTGATTATGTGATTATTGATACTCCTCCTGTTGGCTTGGTAAGTGACTATTTCATCATCAAGGAATTGGTTGATGTTACGCTTTATGTTGTGAGACATGGTTATTCAAGAATCAAATTCTTGCAAGATCTTGACAAAGCATTCAAGGCTAAGAAATTCGATGATATTTCATTGGTACTCAATGGGGTGTCAACTTCTTCTACAGGAGGTTATTATGGATATGGTTATGGATATGGCTACAACTATAATAACTACTATAAGAAAGGTTCGAAAAGGAGGAACGTTAGAAGGAAAAAACACAATGTGGTAGGAAAGAAATCAAGTCTTTCTAGTTTGTTTAGCAGTTCTAAGAGTTCTGCCAAAAAGCCAAGGGCTAAGAAAAAACGTTCACGCTCAGGTGTAGCAGAATAA
- a CDS encoding nuclear transport factor 2 family protein: MKHTLLYAIFFLLSLQSYSQADADVLKVRAILERQNEDWNRGDVDAFMKGYWESEQLQFIGKTGVTYGFQATLARYKKRYPDPEAMGQLTFDVISADKIAEEVIMVIGKWHLDRKAGELEGHFSLIWKNINGEWVIIADHSS; this comes from the coding sequence ATGAAACATACCCTTCTTTACGCAATCTTCTTCCTACTTTCTTTACAATCCTATTCTCAGGCTGATGCCGATGTACTAAAAGTAAGAGCTATTTTGGAAAGGCAAAATGAAGATTGGAACAGAGGAGATGTGGATGCTTTTATGAAAGGCTATTGGGAATCTGAACAATTGCAGTTTATAGGCAAAACGGGTGTGACCTATGGCTTCCAAGCAACGTTGGCAAGGTATAAGAAAAGATATCCTGATCCCGAAGCCATGGGACAACTTACTTTTGATGTAATTTCGGCGGATAAAATAGCGGAGGAGGTAATCATGGTAATTGGCAAATGGCACCTTGACCGCAAGGCTGGCGAACTGGAAGGTCATTTTTCACTTATCTGGAAAAATATCAACGGAGAGTGGGTAATCATTGCCGACCATTCCAGCTAG
- a CDS encoding polysaccharide biosynthesis/export family protein: MKRICFLLLLFLASCVSHKDIVSLQDQKIYEHTQKGLPNYHVKANDILHVKVNSSEETTVALFNDASGGLSGGGMINNESYLYLNGYLVDSEGKIKLPVVGEMDVAGKTVEQIREQVDEALTPYLKQKSVTVKLANFRIAVMGEVNMPGSFYIYDNKISLLQALSMAGDFTYYSNRTKVKLVRDIGGKTKTTVIDFTKPDLLASEYYFLQPNDVVYVEPLKQKAFNVNVATISLFVSALSVAVLVVSTVLNQTK, encoded by the coding sequence GTGAAAAGAATTTGCTTTTTATTACTACTCTTCTTGGCTTCTTGCGTCTCTCATAAGGATATAGTGAGTTTACAAGACCAAAAGATTTACGAACACACACAAAAAGGCTTACCCAATTACCACGTGAAGGCCAACGACATTCTTCATGTAAAGGTGAACAGCTCAGAGGAAACTACCGTAGCACTCTTTAACGATGCTTCGGGCGGTCTTTCTGGAGGTGGCATGATCAACAATGAATCATATCTTTACTTAAACGGCTATTTGGTAGATAGCGAAGGCAAAATCAAATTGCCAGTAGTGGGGGAAATGGATGTGGCTGGTAAAACTGTAGAGCAAATTCGTGAACAAGTGGACGAGGCCTTAACCCCTTATTTGAAGCAAAAATCCGTAACGGTGAAGTTGGCTAATTTTAGGATAGCTGTAATGGGCGAAGTAAATATGCCAGGTAGCTTTTATATATATGACAATAAAATAAGCCTGTTACAAGCCTTGAGTATGGCGGGAGATTTTACCTACTACTCTAACCGTACAAAAGTGAAGTTGGTAAGGGATATTGGAGGTAAAACCAAAACTACCGTAATTGACTTTACTAAGCCAGACCTACTAGCTAGTGAATATTATTTCCTTCAGCCTAATGATGTTGTTTATGTTGAGCCGCTCAAACAAAAGGCGTTTAATGTAAACGTAGCAACCATTAGTCTATTTGTTTCAGCGCTTTCTGTTGCAGTGCTTGTAGTTAGTACTGTGCTGAACCAAACAAAGTAA